The Podarcis raffonei isolate rPodRaf1 chromosome 2, rPodRaf1.pri, whole genome shotgun sequence genome window below encodes:
- the SGSH gene encoding N-sulphoglucosamine sulphohydrolase: MPLPARRWGAPPLLFLLLGLCCAWRDPGRPRNVLLIVADDGGFESGVYNNTAINTPNLDALAQRSLIFRNAFTSVSSCSPSRASILTGLPQHQNGMYGLHQDVHHFNSFDSVRSLPLLLRQAGIRTGIIGKKHVGPEAVYPFDFAYTEENGSVLQVGRNITRIKLLVRKFLRSQEEERPFFLYVAFHDPHRCGHSQPQYGAFCEKFGNGEPGMGWIPDWKPQHYSPDQVQVPYFVQDTPAARADLAAQYTTTGRMDQGIGLVLEELNNAGFHNTTLVIYTSDNGIPFPSGRTNLYRSGTAEPLLVSSPEHPSRWGQVSSAYASLLDMTPTILDWFSVPYPRYSLFGKRMVQLTGKSLLPALSLEPAWATVFASQSLHEVTMHYPMRAVQRGPLRFIHNLQNRTPFPIDQDFYVSPTFQDLLNRTQAGQPTHWNKTLHGYYYRERWELYDHSLDPTESRNLASDPRYAQVLEELRGLLVKWQWETDDPWVCVPDGVLEDKPSPQCRPLHNEL; encoded by the exons ATGCCGCTGCCTGCGCGGAGATGGGGGGCGCCGCCGCTGCTGTTTCTGCTTCTGGGTCTCTGCTGCGCTTGGAGGGATCCGGGCAGACCTCGCAACGTGCTGCTGATCGTCG CTGACGACGGTGGCTTTGAGAGCGGCGTGTACAACAACACGGCCATCAACACCCCAAACCTGGATGCCTTGGCCCAGCGCAGCTTGATCTTCCGGAATGCCTTCACCTCCGTCAGCAGCTGCTCCCCAAGCCGGGCCAGTATCCTCACAGGCCTGCCTCAG CACCAGAATGGGATGTATGGGCTGCACCAGGATGTGCATCACTTCAACTCCTTTGATAGTGTTCGGAGCCTCCCCTTGCTGCTTAGGCAGGCAGGGATTCGGACAG GGATCATTGGGAAGAAACATGTTGGGCCAGAGGCTGTGTATCCCTTTGACTTTGCCTACACTGAGGAGAACGGCTCTGTCCTGCAGGTGGGGCGGAACATCACCCGAATCAAGCTGCTGGTTCGGAAATTCCTCCGCAGCCAAGAGGAGGAAAG GCCTTTTTTCTTGTATGTTGCTTTCCACGATCCACACCGTTGCGGCCACTCCCAGCCCCAGTATGGAGCATTCTGCGAGAAATTTGGCAATGGAGAGCCTGGAATGGGCTGGATCCCAGACTGGAAACCCCAGCACTACAGCCCAGATCAAGTGCAG GTCCCATATTTTGTACAGGACACACCAGCTGCTCGTGCGGATCTGGCAGCTCAATACACAACCACTGGGCGCATGGATCAAG GCATTGGTCTTGTCCTAGAGGAGCTGAACAACGCTGGCTTCCACAACACTACCCTTGTGATCTACACTTCCGACAACGGTATCCCCTTCCCAAGCGGCAGAACTAACCTGTACCGGTCAGGTACGGCTGAACCCCTCCTCGTCTCCTCGCCTGAGCATCCCTCGCGCTGGGGACAGGTCAGCAGTGCCTATGCCAGCTTGCTAG ACATGACCCCCACCATTCTGGACTGGTTCTCTGTGCCGTACCCCCGTTACAGCCTCTTTGGGAAGCGGATGGTGCAACTGACTGGGAAGTCCCTGCTGCCAGCGCTGTCTCTGGAGCCGGCATGGGCCACAGTGTTTGCAAGCCAGAGCCTCCACGAAGTGACCATGCACTATCCCATGCGGGCTGTGCAGCGGGGGCCCCTGCGCTTCATCCACAACCTGCAGAACCGCACGCCTTTCCCCATCGACCAGGACTTCTACGTGTCACCCACATTCCAGGACCTGTTGAACAGGACCCAGGCAGGGCAGCCCACGCACTGGAACAAGACGCTGCATGGCTACTACTACCGAGAACGCTGGGAGCTGTACGATCACAGCCTCGACCCCACGGAGAGCCGCAACTTGGCTTCTGACCCCCGCTATGCCCAGGTCCTGGAGGAGCTCAGGGGGCTGTTGGTGAAATGGCAGTGGGAAACGGACGACCCCTGGGTGTGTGTGCCTGACGGCGTCCTGGAGGATAAGCCCAGCCCCCAGTGTCGACCGCTGCATAACGAactgtga